Proteins encoded within one genomic window of Ranitomeya variabilis isolate aRanVar5 chromosome 4, aRanVar5.hap1, whole genome shotgun sequence:
- the LOC143769820 gene encoding uncharacterized protein LOC143769820, with protein sequence MTERRSTRANKGAKYKEFVADGMLNFFWEKEKPPVHRLETTYLKNRTLKYILEQAAVLPEIGDPDTDIDCRLYTTDEIEASLALVEMSREAEEKRKPSQEEIDAAVALMSLSKNWEERRATEQAKIPKVKTSRKRANKTSKPPPNKRAKKTSDEVVTTSNDPLPSSSPNK encoded by the exons ATGACTGAAAGAAGGTCTACCAGAGCAAACAAAGGGGCCAAATACAAGGAATTTGTAGCTGATGGCATGCTCAACTTTTTCTGGGAAAAGGAAAAACCAC CTGTTCATCGTCTTGAAACAACATATCTAAAAAACAGAACATTAAAATACATCTTGGAACAGGCCGCCGTACTCCCTGAGATCGGAGATCCCGATACAGACATAGACTGCAGACTATACACAAC AGATGAGATTGAGGCATCGCTCGCTCTTGTGGAGATGTCGAGAGAAGCTGAGGAGAAGAGAAAACCCAGCCA AGAAGAGATTGATGCCGCAGTCGCACTTATGAGTCTATCAAAGAATTGGGAGGAACGCAGAGCAACCGAGCA GGCCAAAATTCCAAAAGTAAAGACCTCAAGAAAAAGAGCCAATAAGACCAGCAAGCCTCCACCCAATAAAAGAGCGAAAAAGACCAGTGATGAG GTGGTGACCACCAGCAATGATCCTCTGCCATCATCATctccaaataaataa